The following coding sequences lie in one Trichoderma breve strain T069 chromosome 1, whole genome shotgun sequence genomic window:
- a CDS encoding gamma-glutamyltranspeptidase domain-containing protein, which produces MWIESPAVRGPRLLGSLLLALTLPSAITVQAAAIQQEIIFQKETPGHVGGVASESRECSAIGRDLLARGGNAIDALVGTTFCVGVIGMYHSGIGGGGFAVVRDANGEYEAIDFREAAPAAAFEDMYKNNASASIRGGLAVGVPSEIKGLEYMHTKYGVLPWKTVMQGAIHVARNGFRVSSDLVRYMSSTFKADGGTFLTKDPNWAADFAPDGDLVKEGAWMTRKRYADTLEKVSKHGSEIFYSGEIAETIVDYVRRTGGTMTLDDMTNYKVVIRPVHNVTYRGLTLHGIGSPAGGAVSLQILKIMERYDSEDWADQDLSRHRLTEAMRFAYAARISLGDPEFVDADVEGFEKEMLDPKNIDAIHERIWDNQTHPTKYYNPEDFYVPENHGTSHIVAADKSGMAVSLTTTVNLLFGAQIVEPETGIILNNEMNDFSIPGVSNEFGFAPSVANYIRPGKRPLSSITPIIAAFPNGTLYAAIGAAGGSRIISATAQVLWHVLDDHDATLAGALQRPRLHDQLMPNTVLLEEMFDDEVALGLEKRGHNVTWARPGLSSVQAVRRFTDGVFEAAGEPRQKNSAGYTL; this is translated from the exons ATGTGGATAGAATCGCCGGCTGTTCGCGGCCCCCGGCTTCTGGGATCGCTGCTCCTGGCCCTCACGCTTCCCTCTGCCATCACTGTCCAGGCGGCTGCCATACAGCAGGAGATAATCttccaaaaagaaacaccaGGACATGTCGGCGGCGTCGCCAGTGAGAGCAGAGAATGCAGCGCCATAGGCAGAGATTTGCTGGCTAGAGGG GGTAATGCCATCGATGCCTTGGTCGGCACAACATTCTGTGTTGGCGTTATTGGCATGTATCACTCAGGcatcggcggcggaggcTTTGCCGTGGTCCGCGATGCCAACGGCGAGTATGAGGCCATCGACTTCAGAGAAGCTGCGCCAGCCGCGGCCTTTGAGGACATGTACAAGAACAACGCAAGCGCAAGCATCCGCGGCGGCCTTGCTGTCGGCGTCCCCAGCGAGATCAAGGGGCTCGAGTACATGCACACAAAGTACGGCGTCCTCCCCTGGAAGACAGTCATGCAGGGCGCCATCCATGTGGCTCGTAATGGATTCCGAG TCTCTAGCGATCTTGTACGGTACATGAGTAGCACGTTCAAGGCGGACGGAGGGACTTTTCTCACAAAGGACCCCAACTGGGCTGCGGACTTTGCCCCTGACG GGGATTTGGTCAAAGAAGGTGCCTGGATGACGCGGAAACGCTACGCAGA CACCCTTGAGAAGGTTTCCAAGCATGGCTCTGAAATATTTTATTCCGGAGAAATAG CCGAGACCATTGTCGACTATGTTCGACGCACCGGCGGGACAATGACCCTCGACGATATGACGAATTACAAGGTCGTCATCCGTCCCGTTCACAATGTGACTTATCGAGGCCTCACTCTCCACGGCATTGGTTCCCCCGCCGGCGGCGCCGTCAGTCTCCAGATCCTCAAAATCATGGAGCGCTATGACTCGGAAGACTGGGCTGACCAAGACCTGTCTCGCCATCGCCTCACCGAAGCCATGCGCTTTGCGTACGCCGCCCGAATCAGCCTCGGCGATCCAGAGTTTGTAGATGCCGACGTGGAGGGTTTTGAAAAGGAGATGCTCGACCCGAAGAACATTGATGCCATTCACGAGAGGATCTGGGATAATCAGACACATCCTACAAAGTACTACAACCCGGAGGACTTTTATGTACCTGAGAACCATGGCACCTCGCACATTGTGGCTGCTGACAAGTCTGGTATGGCCGTCTCCTTGACGACGACTGTCAATCTCCTTTTCGGAGCCCAAATCGTCGAACCTGAAACCGGCATCATCCT AAACAATGAAATGAACGACTTCTCCATCCCGGGAGTCAGCAACGAATTCGGCTTCGCCCCCTCCGTAGCAAACTACATCCGCCCCGGCAAAcgccctctctcctccatcacccccatcatcgccgccttcCCCAACGGCACCCTCTACGCCGCCATCGGCGCCGCCGGCGGCTCCCGAATCATCTCCGCCACAGCCCAAGTCCTCTGGCACGTCCTCGATGACCACGACGCCACTCTAGCAGGTGCTCTGCAGCGACCGCGTCTTCACGATCAGCTCATGCCGAATACTGTCCTGCTGGAAGAAATGTTCGATGATGAAGTAGCTTTGggattggagaagaggggcCACAACGTGACTTGGGCTCGGCCGGGCTTGAGCTCCGTACAGGCCGTCAGGAGATTCACCGACGGTGTGTTTGAGGCGGCGGGCGAGCCGAGACAGAAGAACAGCGCGGGATACACACTGTAG
- a CDS encoding syntaxin-like protein domain-containing protein yields MAYDRLNSLEAGQGGAGYTDDPAFQDLQYELKNKLQSLLSNNRKLANDVNVLGTKKDTPRLRERVHNTMEKSREICKDIGDGVKKLQTWEDLTKQQKYEQTKVSSDFQTALQEFQSLQRKALEKERASITAAREAQASEISGAGGEEQLQLQQQQQLSQLAPQDEVDFQEALIIEREEEIRNIEQGVGDLNVLFKQVAQIVTEQGQQLITISDTVENIHESTRGADVETRQAARYQKAARNKGCCLLLIMAVILTIVLLAIFIG; encoded by the exons ATGGCATACGACCGACTCAACAGCCTCGAGGCCGGCCAGGGCGGCGCCGGCTACACTGACGACCCTGCGTTCCAAGACCTTCAGTACGAGCTGAAAAACAAACTGCAGTCCCTGCTAAGCAATAACCGCAAGCTTGCCAACGATGTCAACGTCTTGGGGACTAAGAAAGATACCCCTCGCTTGCGGGAGCGGGTTCACAACACAATGGAGAAGTCTCGGGAGATTTGCAAGGACATTGGCGATGgcgtgaagaagctgcagacaTGGGAGGATCTTACC aaacaacaaaagtACGAACAGACAAAGGTCTCGAGCGATTTTCAGACTGCTCTCCAGGAGTTCCAGAGTCTGCAAAGGAAGGCTTTGGAAAAAGAGCGCGCATCCATCACTGCGGCCCGAGAGGCGCAGGCATCAGAAATATCTGGCGCCGGGGGAGAGGAACAGCTACAactgcaacagcagcagcaactaTCGCAACTGGCCCCACAGGACGAGGTGGATTTCCAGGAAGCCTTGATCATCGAgcgagaagaggaaatccGAAACATCGAGCAGGGCGTTGGCGACTTGAATGTGCTATTCAAGCAAGTGGCACAGATTGTCACCGAGCAGGGCCAGCAACTCATTACCATTTCTGATACCGTTGAAAACATCCACGAAAGCACCCGCGGCGCTGACGTAGAGACTCGTCAAGCCGCTCGATACCAAAAGGCGGCGCGCAACaagggctgctgcttgcttctTATAATGGCCGTCATTTTGACTATTGTGCTTCTGGCGATCTTCATTGGCTGA
- a CDS encoding glycosyl transferases group 1 domain-containing protein, whose amino-acid sequence MAIFVTFVATSPLILLFVLPLIASGIGWILRVKTDGTRKHLVSLMDEEHKKYLQQRPESGSTTNDSLDANGNLKDSKDWDGVVGFFHPFCNAGGGGERVLWAAIRATQDRWPRAKCFVYTGDRTLTKGAVLNRIKTRFNIELHAPTVQFLDLSKTRWVLASRWPVFTLLGQSLGSIVLAWDAFSLLVPDVFIDTMGYAFALSLSKLLFRSVPTGAYVHYPTISTDMLESLDPTSAVGSQGVNAGRGTGAKGAVKKAYWHLFALLYSIVGSSIDVVMTNSTWTQGHVKSLWGPYRRGKDRENPIAVVYPPVAVSEFEKEVDVSAESEKMREPILIYIAQFRPEKNHPLVLQSFADFVKTKTEAAEKAKLVLIGSVRDDSDSKRVYKLRLMANELGIKDRVLFHINASWAEILDWSRKASVGVNGMWNEHFGIGVVEYQAAGLISVVHDSGGPKLDIVTEVDGQPTGFHGSTAAEFAAGYEAALSLPDPLAMRLRARKSATRFSEEVFEEKWLAQMDRLAALCRRR is encoded by the exons ATGGCCATCTTTGTGACTTTTGTGGCAACCTCGCCGTTGATTCTGCTCTTCGTTCTTCCCCTCATCGCTTCTGGCATCGGATGGATATTGCGAGTCAAGACGGATGGCACGCGAAAGCACCTGGTCAGCTTAATGGATGAAGAACACAAGAAATACTTGCAACAACGCCCAGAGTCAGGCAGCACGACTAATGATTCACTGGATGCAAACGGCAACCTCAAGGACTCCAAAGACTGGGACGGAGTAGTTGGCTTCTTCCACCCCTTCTG CAATGCTGGAGGTGGCGGAGAGCGAGTCTTGTGGGCTGCCATTCGTGCGACACAAGATCGATGGCCGAGAGCCAAGTGCTTTGTGTATACCGGAGATCGCACTCTAACCAAAGGTGCGGTTCTAAACCGAATCAAG ACCCGATTCAATATCGAGCTCCACGCCCCGACTGTCCAATTCCTCGACCTCTCTAAGACACGCTGGGTTCTTGCGTCAAGGTGGCCAGTCTTTACGCTCCTGGGACAGTCTTTGGGTTCGATAGTACTCGCCTGGGACGCCTTCTCCCTGCTGGTGCCCGATGTTTTTATTGATACCATGGGTTACGCATTTGCACTCAGCCTCTCGAAGCTCTTATTCCGAAGTGTGCCCACTGGTGCCTATGTACACTATCCGACAATCTCTACCGACATGCTAGAATCTCTAGATCCTACATCTGCTGTGGGCTCCCAGGGAGTCAATGCTGGTCGGGGCACCGGAGCCAAGGGGGCCGTGAAGAAGGCATACTGGCatttgtttgctcttctctaCTCTATTGTTGGATCCTCCATCGACGTCGTCATGACGAATTCTACATGGACCCAGGGTCATGTAAAGAGCTTGTGGGGCCCATACCGTCGAGGAAAAGACCGAGAGAACCCAATTGCTGTCGTATATCCCCCGGTGGCCGTCAGCGAATTTGAGAAGGAGGTCGACGTTTCCGCAGAGAGCGAGAAGATGCGAGAGCCGATTCTCATATATATTGCGCAGTTTCGCCCTGAAAAGAACCACCCGCTCGTTCTCCAGTCTTTTGCTGATTTCGtcaagacgaagacggaagctgcagaaaaagcaaaactcGTTCTCATTGGAAGCGTTCGAGATGACTCGGATTCCAAGAGGGTCTACAAGCTGCGGCTAATGGCGAATGAGCTCGGTATCAAGGATCGTGTCCTATTTCATATCAACGCTTCTTGGGCAGAGATTCTTGACTGGTCGAGGAAAGCTTCTGTGGGCGTCAATGGAATGTGGAACGAGCACTTTGGAATCGGCGTCGTGGAGTACCAGGCCGCCGGGTTGATTTCCGTGGTCCACGATAGCGGTGGCCCCAAGCTGGACATTGTCACTGAAGTTGATGGCCAGCCAACGG GCTTCCACGGATCAACTGCAGCCGAGTTTGCAGCAGGATACGAAGCAGCCCTTTCGCTTCCTGATCCCCTGGCGATGCGCCTACGCGCGAGGAAATCAGCAACGAGATTCTCCGAAGAAGTATTTGAAGAGAAATGGCTGGCACAGATGGACCGGCTGGCGGCActttgcagaagaaggtga